In the Oncorhynchus tshawytscha isolate Ot180627B unplaced genomic scaffold, Otsh_v2.0 Un_contig_6203_pilon_pilon, whole genome shotgun sequence genome, CTAGAGTCACTGATCCTCTGAGTTAGAGCTACATCCAGTGAGTTTTCCATCAGTACTTGATCACTCTCGGATTGTTTACATGTACATTTACAGGTACATCCTTGTTTCTCCCTTGATTCTGCTACATCCATCTTCTGATCACCTTGAACTCCTGGTAAGGTATTTTCTAAGCTGGTCTCTAGCTTCTCTGGTAAATCAGGGATCACCTGTTTGTCTAGTCTAGTCTTCCCCTCCTCTGTTATGATAGGTGTAACCGTTTTGTCAGCGATAGTGGATGGGGGCTCCTTTGCCTGAAGCTCTTTAGTATTTGGTTCATCTTCCTTCATGCCACATACAGATTCCTGCCAAATCTGATCTGGCTTGCTCTCCACTGAACTCGACTCCAGCTCTTCAACCCTCTCAGATAATTTCTGTCCGTCAGAGTCTGTGATCTTTGGCACAATTTCCACAGAGCTTTCTGTACTGAAATGATCATTCTTATGTTGCTGAAGTTCTAGAGAATTCTGTGTATCTTTCTCAAATTCACTTAAAGTGTTTATTATGAGCGGATCTGTCTTGATTCCAACCTCATCAGGACATTCAGAGATAAACAGttcaatagagactgtagatgagATAGCAGATGTTCCAGTAGATGTTACTTGGCCAGTCTCTGCCTGATGCTCTGCAGGATGCCCTGGATGATTCTTCATCTCCATCCCTATTGTTTCTGTTTTCTTTAATGATCCTTGAGAGATCTGATTTGGGCTGGTCTTTGCCTCCCCTAGACATACAGAAATCCTCAGAATCATCTTAATCATCTCAGATTCCGTGATCCTTGAGTTTTCTGGAATGACTTGACCTTTAGTCCCAGGATCATACTCCTGGGTGTTCTCTCCTTGCAGGTCACTTTGGATTTGACTAAGAGTTGCCTCTGTCTCATCACAGAGAGTTGGGCCAGAGATGTCCTGTTCTTCAAAGTCAGTAGACACAGCTGTGAGAAGCTCTGTGTATTCCCGTCCTTTCTCAAGGTGTGTGTTTTCCTCACATTGTCCGTCAGTGCCACCGCTTACTGGTACAGCTTCCTTGTTACTTTCTCCACTGTTTTCCTCATTCTCTGCCTGTTCCTGGGATTCTGGTTCAAATCCTCTTTgattcaacccctctccattgtCACTGCCACCATCTGTATATTCCTTTTGAACCAAAATGGCTCCCTCAAGTTCAGCAGGTTCCACCAGAGTTTCTGTGTCGCAGTATTGGGGTTTCTCTACTTCATATTCAATCTGAGTCTTTTTGTCACCAAAATGCACCAAAATGGCTTCTTCAGGTGCAGCAACATCCACCTGGGTCTCTTGGTCACAGTACTTGGACTGCTCTGCTTCAGTGTCTGTTTGTTGCTGCAGGCTGTCATTCAACTTGTCTTGGTTCAACTTGTCCGAAGATTCTATCTCCAGTAGTGCCCTCTCCTGGTCATGTGAGTAGTTGTCAGCCTCATGTAGAAGTCTGCCTCCCCCTGGTGTCCTCACCTCGCCATGGTCCAACTGCATCTCTGGTGCTTCGCCTGGAAGATCACAGGGAATAGATTGGAGGGCCAGACACAGGTCATTCTTCAGCGTCTGACAGTGCAAGCACGGAAATTCAATGATCGCTGGAGGGGAATTAATTTGGAGACATTTGTAGAGACTAGAATCAAGGCCTTGATCCCGGCTGAATTAGAATGCAGAATCAGCAACTGACTCAACAGGATTAATTAACATTATGATGATAATCCCACAGAGGACAATACTGCAAAACAATGACAtcagaaaaaagaaaagaaagccAACCATCCTCGTTTTGTATCCCATCATGCAACACAAACATAACCCTGACATTTCTAATGGTGGTTCATCCGAATGACAGAAGACAAGTGAAATAAAACACATGACTGCACAATATCATTCAACATGATTCGAGTAGGATGGTGGTAAATAAGCAGAGATCAGATATGAGCAACTGCACCGGTGGGTTATTGTCTTACCAAGCATGCTCTCCCCACCATGAGACGGCTGGGACTCCTGAGCCAATCGGGTAGAGTCTGCACTGCGAGGCCCGTCAATCATCTGTCCTGCATCCCCATTGGTGGTTACTTCAGGTGACAGCACTATCCCATGTTTCTGATTTGGGAGAGAACGAGTCAAATAAAGCTGAATAATCTTTCAGAAAGTTTTTTTTTCCATTAGAACTTCCTATTGTTCTAGTGTTTGCTGACATGTGCACGGAGGCCCTCTTGGAAGTCATGATGAGGAAACCTTCCCTCAGCAGTACTTCAAGGTGCTGTACCTTCAGAGTGTCTTTGAGGTGGACCACCTGATCCCTGAGCTTTTCCCGCTCATCCCGCACGCCGGCGTCTGAGAATTCCCTCTGCCTCTCTAAGGCCTGAGCCATACCCAAGCAgcagcagggggaggaggaggaggaggaggaggaggaggaagagtgggtaAAGAAGGGAAGGATAAACACAGTAAAGTAAGAGAGAAGCATTGAGAGGAAAAAAGAGATACAGTGGAAATGTCTTGGTTAGTTTGGAGCGTTAAACTTGAGTAGCTGACAGGACCGGAAGCGTTTCCTGTAGAACTTCCTGGAACAATGATCCGGCTAACGGTTTGGGGTTCACCCTCTATTCCGCAAGCGTACCCCAATCTTTTTCTCCTTCCATCCGAGGGTCTCCTGCAGGTCGGAGATCTCCCTAACACAGCTGTCCCGTTTGAGACGGAGCTGGCCCACCTCCTGGCCACGGGATGAAAgcaagatggaggagaagaagggacagaggagaagggacagaggagaaaggagggacaaTCAGCATGCAGAGGGTTTGCAGCAGGAAAAGAGACTACAGCAAGTTTAGCAAGAGACCTAAGTTAGATCTATGTTAGTGTGATGTTCTGAGTGGAAGTACTGTTTTTGTTACCGTATTGTTGTTAGCAGGAAGTCTTTGCGATGACCTGAGTACTCACGGTTAACAGTTCTTCACTCTGTTTCAgcgtctctctcatctccttaaaCTGGCGCTGCAGAACACTGTGggcgtgcctctccctctcaaacTCCTTGGCCTTGTCGTTGTACTCTCGTTTAGACTCGTACAGCTGCTCCTCCAGCTCAATGAGCGAGTCCTTCAGCGTGTCCACCTGGTACATGAGGTTGGACTTCTCGTTGTGTAGCTGGGCGTTGGACACCATGGCCTTACGGTACTTCTCCTCAGACTCCACCAGGGAGTCCTGTTGAGAGACAAAATGGAGGACAGTGGAGGggtgagaggtcaggggagaaACAAAGCAAAACAGTTAAGCAGTTAATATCTCAAAAACAACTACGCAGACGTTGTTCGTCTTCAACCGTGGAATAGGTACTGTAATAATCAGAAGTGTTTCTGGAGTCAACAAAATAATTGTAAAAACATGGACTTTAGACCATGTCTTTCCCAGATATACTGTATGGTCCATGGACGTTAGACCATCTCTTTCCCAGATATACTGTATGGTCCATGGACGTTAGACCATGGACCATCTCTTTCCCAGATATACTGTATGGTCCTACTCATAGAAGTATCTCTATGGTCCTACCTTTATCTCTCGAATGGAGGCCTCTGTCTCTACTGAGATAGAGGTGTCACAGCTGCCTCTGCGAGAGGAGGGCCCTCCCAGCGATGCTAGAGTGGCTGCTGAGAGGGTAGAGGCAGTCCTGGAACCCTGGGAGGAAACAGGACAGGGCCGTCTTGAAGGCTGTTTCACAACAGTCATATTCCCTACTTCATCTTTAATAGATTAAAAGCTAGAGTTTCAGATCAGGTGTGTGACCCGTACCTTTTCCAGGAAGTCCCTGTCTGATCTCTCCTCCACCTGTAGAGGGTAAAACAACTTGGTTACTCTTaggagaggataaggagaggagatACACATATTTACAATGTCACAAATGTAGTTGATTGACACACCGTAAATCCAGGCCATGCCCATAAAGTATccgtctgtcacgccctggtgttagtattctgtgttttctttattattttggtcaggccagggtgtgacatgggttatttatgtggtgtgttttgtcttgtttttttttgtaggtaaTGGGATTGTGATTTAGTgaagtagtctaggtaagtctatggctgcctaaatatggttcccaatcagagacaacgataaacacctgcctctgattgagaaccactctaggcaaccatattctttgagtatttcgtgggtgtttgttcctgtctctgtgtttgttgcaccagatagggctgtttcagtttttcacgtttcttgctTTGTATATTGTTCCTTTTTCAtcttttattaaagatgtataaagataaccacgctgcattttggtcctcctctctttcaacagaagaaaaccgtaacagaatcacccaccacaacaggaccaagcggcgtggtgacaggcagcggcagcaggagcagcgaagtCAGGACTATaagacttgggaggaaatagacaggtgggcggtcgacccagggagagtgccatagacttacctagactacttcactaaaccacaatcccataacctacaaaaaaaacctagacaaaacacaccacataaatacccaTAAATACCCATAAATACCCATATCACACCCtgtcctaaccaaaataataaagaaaacacaaaaatctGTAAATCCACACACTGCATCACAACAA is a window encoding:
- the lrrfip1b gene encoding uncharacterized protein lrrfip1b isoform X1 → MGTQITGTGRKRIPNRERLTAEDDALNQIAREAEARLAAKRAARAEAREIRMKELERQQKEVYQSQKKYYGLDNKWGHIEQWMEESERYSSRPSRRHTSISDDEERMSVGSRGSLRRNFSSDLYCSSNSLPSLRHQNSTQNGRPSMLFIDGPRTQSHRGSVCDEAVQSSTRRFSGSISRGPSDYSGFLGSNSRASSRASSARASPVVEERSDRDFLEKGSRTASTLSAATLASLGGPSSRRGSCDTSISVETEASIREIKDSLVESEEKYRKAMVSNAQLHNEKSNLMYQVDTLKDSLIELEEQLYESKREYNDKAKEFERERHAHSVLQRQFKEMRETLKQSEELLTEVGQLRLKRDSCVREISDLQETLGWKEKKIGALERQREFSDAGVRDEREKLRDQVVHLKDTLKKHGIVLSPEVTTNGDAGQMIDGPRSADSTRLAQESQPSHGGESMLGEAPEMQLDHGEVRTPGGGRLLHEADNYSHDQERALLEIESSDKLNQDKLNDSLQQQTDTEAEQSKYCDQETQVDVAAPEEAILVHFGDKKTQIEYEVEKPQYCDTETLVEPAELEGAILVQKEYTDGGSDNGEGLNQRGFEPESQEQAENEENSGESNKEAVPVSGGTDGQCEENTHLEKGREYTELLTAVSTDFEEQDISGPTLCDETEATLSQIQSDLQGENTQEYDPGTKGQVIPENSRITESEMIKMILRISVCLGEAKTSPNQISQGSLKKTETIGMEMKNHPGHPAEHQAETGQVTSTGTSAISSTVSIELFISECPDEVGIKTDPLIINTLSEFEKDTQNSLELQQHKNDHFSTESSVEIVPKITDSDGQKLSERVEELESSSVESKPDQIWQESVCGMKEDEPNTKELQAKEPPSTIADKTVTPIITEEGKTRLDKQVIPDLPEKLETSLENTLPGVQGDQKMDVAESREKQGCTCKCTCKQSESDQVLMENSLDVALTQRISDSSGEVISDRTEAVEPSPDRSQSESPSCVEREEWCIIEENIYEENLQQEAIQEEQQTEQGEASTSSPAGGDNELNDGASAGYIDSCEEAVLLVKEEETYLPVEEEHISSSPGPSALGQEIQPLPEAVEEGRERPPVEEAQKQESGVRKGQRGNRKGKGKDPCRVN
- the lrrfip1b gene encoding uncharacterized protein lrrfip1b isoform X3 — encoded protein: MGTQITGTGRKRIPNRERLTAEDDALNQIAREAEARLAAKRAARAEAREIRMKELERQQKEVYQSQKEESERYSSRPSRRHTSISDDEERMSVGSRGSLRRNFSSDLYCSSNSLPSLRHQNSTQNGRPSMLFIDGPRTQSHRGSVCDEAVQSSTRRFSGSISRGPSDYSGFLGSNSRASSRASSARASPVVEERSDRDFLEKGSRTASTLSAATLASLGGPSSRRGSCDTSISVETEASIREIKDSLVESEEKYRKAMVSNAQLHNEKSNLMYQVDTLKDSLIELEEQLYESKREYNDKAKEFERERHAHSVLQRQFKEMRETLKQSEELLTEVGQLRLKRDSCVREISDLQETLGWKEKKIGALERQREFSDAGVRDEREKLRDQVVHLKDTLKKHGIVLSPEVTTNGDAGQMIDGPRSADSTRLAQESQPSHGGESMLGEAPEMQLDHGEVRTPGGGRLLHEADNYSHDQERALLEIESSDKLNQDKLNDSLQQQTDTEAEQSKYCDQETQVDVAAPEEAILVHFGDKKTQIEYEVEKPQYCDTETLVEPAELEGAILVQKEYTDGGSDNGEGLNQRGFEPESQEQAENEENSGESNKEAVPVSGGTDGQCEENTHLEKGREYTELLTAVSTDFEEQDISGPTLCDETEATLSQIQSDLQGENTQEYDPGTKGQVIPENSRITESEMIKMILRISVCLGEAKTSPNQISQGSLKKTETIGMEMKNHPGHPAEHQAETGQVTSTGTSAISSTVSIELFISECPDEVGIKTDPLIINTLSEFEKDTQNSLELQQHKNDHFSTESSVEIVPKITDSDGQKLSERVEELESSSVESKPDQIWQESVCGMKEDEPNTKELQAKEPPSTIADKTVTPIITEEGKTRLDKQVIPDLPEKLETSLENTLPGVQGDQKMDVAESREKQGCTCKCTCKQSESDQVLMENSLDVALTQRISDSSGEVISDRTEAVEPSPDRSQSESPSCVEREEWCIIEENIYEENLQQEAIQEEQQTEQGEASTSSPAGGDNELNDGASAGYIDSCEEAVLLVKEEETYLPVEEEHISSSPGPSALGQEIQPLPEAVEEGRERPPVEEAQKQESGVRKGQRGNRKGKGKDPCRVN
- the lrrfip1b gene encoding uncharacterized protein lrrfip1b isoform X8 — encoded protein: MGTQITGTGRKRIPNRERLTAEDDALNQIAREAEARLAAKRAARAEAREIRMKELERQQKEISDDEERMSVGSRGSLRRNFSSDLYCSSNSLPSLRHQNSTQNGRPSMLFIDGPRTQSHRGSVCDEAVQSSTRRFSGSISRGPSDYSGFLGSNSRASSRASSARASPVVEERSDRDFLEKGSRTASTLSAATLASLGGPSSRRGSCDTSISVETEASIREIKDSLVESEEKYRKAMVSNAQLHNEKSNLMYQVDTLKDSLIELEEQLYESKREYNDKAKEFERERHAHSVLQRQFKEMRETLKQSEELLTEVGQLRLKRDSCVREISDLQETLGWKEKKIGALERQREFSDAGVRDEREKLRDQVVHLKDTLKKHGIVLSPEVTTNGDAGQMIDGPRSADSTRLAQESQPSHGGESMLGEAPEMQLDHGEVRTPGGGRLLHEADNYSHDQERALLEIESSDKLNQDKLNDSLQQQTDTEAEQSKYCDQETQVDVAAPEEAILVHFGDKKTQIEYEVEKPQYCDTETLVEPAELEGAILVQKEYTDGGSDNGEGLNQRGFEPESQEQAENEENSGESNKEAVPVSGGTDGQCEENTHLEKGREYTELLTAVSTDFEEQDISGPTLCDETEATLSQIQSDLQGENTQEYDPGTKGQVIPENSRITESEMIKMILRISVCLGEAKTSPNQISQGSLKKTETIGMEMKNHPGHPAEHQAETGQVTSTGTSAISSTVSIELFISECPDEVGIKTDPLIINTLSEFEKDTQNSLELQQHKNDHFSTESSVEIVPKITDSDGQKLSERVEELESSSVESKPDQIWQESVCGMKEDEPNTKELQAKEPPSTIADKTVTPIITEEGKTRLDKQVIPDLPEKLETSLENTLPGVQGDQKMDVAESREKQGCTCKCTCKQSESDQVLMENSLDVALTQRISDSSGEVISDRTEAVEPSPDRSQSESPSCVEREEWCIIEENIYEENLQQEAIQEEQQTEQGEASTSSPAGGDNELNDGASAGYIDSCEEAVLLVKEEETYLPVEEEHISSSPGPSALGQEIQPLPEAVEEGRERPPVEEAQKQESGVRKGQRGNRKGKGKDPCRVN
- the lrrfip1b gene encoding leucine-rich repeat flightless-interacting protein 1 isoform X17, with product MGTQITGTGRKRIPNRERLTAEDDALNQIAREAEARLAAKRAARAEAREIRMKELERQQKEVTHTHLCTVISDDEERMSVGSRGSLRPSDYSGFLGSNSRASSRASSARASPVVEERSDRDFLEKGSRTASTLSAATLASLGGPSSRRGSCDTSISVETEASIREIKDSLVESEEKYRKAMVSNAQLHNEKSNLMYQVDTLKDSLIELEEQLYESKREYNDKAKEFERERHAHSVLQRQFKEMRETLKQSEELLTEVGQLRLKRDSCVREISDLQETLGWKEKKIGALERQREFSDAGVRDEREKLRDQVVHLKDTLKKHGIVLSPEVTTNGDAGQMIDGPRSADSTRLAQESQPSHGGESMLGEAPEMQLDHGEVRTPGGGRLLHEADNYSHDQERALLEIESSDKLNQDKLNDSLQQQTDTEAEQSKYCDQETQVDVAAPEEAILVHFGDKKTQIEYEVEKPQYCDTETLVEPAELEGAILVQKEYTDGGSDNGEGLNQRGFEPESQEQAENEENSGESNKEAVPVSGGTDGQCEENTHLEKGREYTELLTAVSTDFEEQDISGPTLCDETEATLSQIQSDLQGENTQEYDPGTKGQVIPENSRITESEMIKMILRISVCLGEAKTSPNQISQGSLKKTETIGMEMKNHPGHPAEHQAETGQVTSTGTSAISSTVSIELFISECPDEVGIKTDPLIINTLSEFEKDTQNSLELQQHKNDHFSTESSVEIVPKITDSDGQKLSERVEELESSSVESKPDQIWQESVCGMKEDEPNTKELQAKEPPSTIADKTVTPIITEEGKTRLDKQVIPDLPEKLETSLENTLPGVQGDQKMDVAESREKQGCTCKCTCKQSESDQVLMENSLDVALTQRISDSSGEVISDRTEAVEPSPDRSQSESPSCVEREEWCIIEENIYEENLQQEAIQEEQQTEQGEASTSSPAGGDNELNDGASAGYIDSCEEAVLLVKEEETYLPVEEEHISSSPGPSALGQEIQPLPEAVEEGRERPPVEEAQKQESGVRKGQRGNRKGKGKDPCRVN
- the lrrfip1b gene encoding uncharacterized protein lrrfip1b isoform X5 codes for the protein MGTQITGTGRKRIPNRERLTAEDDALNQIAREAEARLAAKRAARAEAREIRMKELERQQKEEESERYSSRPSRRHTSISDDEERMSVGSRGSLRRNFSSDLYCSSNSLPSLRHQNSTQNGRPSMLFIDGPRTQSHRGSVCDEAVQSSTRRFSGSISRGPSDYSGFLGSNSRASSRASSARASPVVEERSDRDFLEKGSRTASTLSAATLASLGGPSSRRGSCDTSISVETEASIREIKDSLVESEEKYRKAMVSNAQLHNEKSNLMYQVDTLKDSLIELEEQLYESKREYNDKAKEFERERHAHSVLQRQFKEMRETLKQSEELLTEVGQLRLKRDSCVREISDLQETLGWKEKKIGALERQREFSDAGVRDEREKLRDQVVHLKDTLKKHGIVLSPEVTTNGDAGQMIDGPRSADSTRLAQESQPSHGGESMLGEAPEMQLDHGEVRTPGGGRLLHEADNYSHDQERALLEIESSDKLNQDKLNDSLQQQTDTEAEQSKYCDQETQVDVAAPEEAILVHFGDKKTQIEYEVEKPQYCDTETLVEPAELEGAILVQKEYTDGGSDNGEGLNQRGFEPESQEQAENEENSGESNKEAVPVSGGTDGQCEENTHLEKGREYTELLTAVSTDFEEQDISGPTLCDETEATLSQIQSDLQGENTQEYDPGTKGQVIPENSRITESEMIKMILRISVCLGEAKTSPNQISQGSLKKTETIGMEMKNHPGHPAEHQAETGQVTSTGTSAISSTVSIELFISECPDEVGIKTDPLIINTLSEFEKDTQNSLELQQHKNDHFSTESSVEIVPKITDSDGQKLSERVEELESSSVESKPDQIWQESVCGMKEDEPNTKELQAKEPPSTIADKTVTPIITEEGKTRLDKQVIPDLPEKLETSLENTLPGVQGDQKMDVAESREKQGCTCKCTCKQSESDQVLMENSLDVALTQRISDSSGEVISDRTEAVEPSPDRSQSESPSCVEREEWCIIEENIYEENLQQEAIQEEQQTEQGEASTSSPAGGDNELNDGASAGYIDSCEEAVLLVKEEETYLPVEEEHISSSPGPSALGQEIQPLPEAVEEGRERPPVEEAQKQESGVRKGQRGNRKGKGKDPCRVN
- the lrrfip1b gene encoding leucine-rich repeat flightless-interacting protein 1 isoform X16 yields the protein MGTQITGTGRKRIPNRERLTAEDDALNQIAREAEARLAAKRAARAEAREIRMKELERQQKEVYQSQKKYYGLDNKWGHIEQWMEESERYSSRPSRRHTSISDDEERMSVGSRGSLRVEERSDRDFLEKGSRTASTLSAATLASLGGPSSRRGSCDTSISVETEASIREIKDSLVESEEKYRKAMVSNAQLHNEKSNLMYQVDTLKDSLIELEEQLYESKREYNDKAKEFERERHAHSVLQRQFKEMRETLKQSEELLTEVGQLRLKRDSCVREISDLQETLGWKEKKIGALERQREFSDAGVRDEREKLRDQVVHLKDTLKKHGIVLSPEVTTNGDAGQMIDGPRSADSTRLAQESQPSHGGESMLGEAPEMQLDHGEVRTPGGGRLLHEADNYSHDQERALLEIESSDKLNQDKLNDSLQQQTDTEAEQSKYCDQETQVDVAAPEEAILVHFGDKKTQIEYEVEKPQYCDTETLVEPAELEGAILVQKEYTDGGSDNGEGLNQRGFEPESQEQAENEENSGESNKEAVPVSGGTDGQCEENTHLEKGREYTELLTAVSTDFEEQDISGPTLCDETEATLSQIQSDLQGENTQEYDPGTKGQVIPENSRITESEMIKMILRISVCLGEAKTSPNQISQGSLKKTETIGMEMKNHPGHPAEHQAETGQVTSTGTSAISSTVSIELFISECPDEVGIKTDPLIINTLSEFEKDTQNSLELQQHKNDHFSTESSVEIVPKITDSDGQKLSERVEELESSSVESKPDQIWQESVCGMKEDEPNTKELQAKEPPSTIADKTVTPIITEEGKTRLDKQVIPDLPEKLETSLENTLPGVQGDQKMDVAESREKQGCTCKCTCKQSESDQVLMENSLDVALTQRISDSSGEVISDRTEAVEPSPDRSQSESPSCVEREEWCIIEENIYEENLQQEAIQEEQQTEQGEASTSSPAGGDNELNDGASAGYIDSCEEAVLLVKEEETYLPVEEEHISSSPGPSALGQEIQPLPEAVEEGRERPPVEEAQKQESGVRKGQRGNRKGKGKDPCRVN
- the lrrfip1b gene encoding leucine-rich repeat flightless-interacting protein 1 isoform X14, translated to MGTQITGTGRKRIPNRERLTAEDDALNQIAREAEARLAAKRAARAEAREIRMKELERQQKEVTHTHLCTVISDDEERMSVGSRGSLRGSVCDEAVQSSTRRFSGSISRGPSDYSGFLGSNSRASSRASSARASPVVEERSDRDFLEKGSRTASTLSAATLASLGGPSSRRGSCDTSISVETEASIREIKDSLVESEEKYRKAMVSNAQLHNEKSNLMYQVDTLKDSLIELEEQLYESKREYNDKAKEFERERHAHSVLQRQFKEMRETLKQSEELLTEVGQLRLKRDSCVREISDLQETLGWKEKKIGALERQREFSDAGVRDEREKLRDQVVHLKDTLKKHGIVLSPEVTTNGDAGQMIDGPRSADSTRLAQESQPSHGGESMLGEAPEMQLDHGEVRTPGGGRLLHEADNYSHDQERALLEIESSDKLNQDKLNDSLQQQTDTEAEQSKYCDQETQVDVAAPEEAILVHFGDKKTQIEYEVEKPQYCDTETLVEPAELEGAILVQKEYTDGGSDNGEGLNQRGFEPESQEQAENEENSGESNKEAVPVSGGTDGQCEENTHLEKGREYTELLTAVSTDFEEQDISGPTLCDETEATLSQIQSDLQGENTQEYDPGTKGQVIPENSRITESEMIKMILRISVCLGEAKTSPNQISQGSLKKTETIGMEMKNHPGHPAEHQAETGQVTSTGTSAISSTVSIELFISECPDEVGIKTDPLIINTLSEFEKDTQNSLELQQHKNDHFSTESSVEIVPKITDSDGQKLSERVEELESSSVESKPDQIWQESVCGMKEDEPNTKELQAKEPPSTIADKTVTPIITEEGKTRLDKQVIPDLPEKLETSLENTLPGVQGDQKMDVAESREKQGCTCKCTCKQSESDQVLMENSLDVALTQRISDSSGEVISDRTEAVEPSPDRSQSESPSCVEREEWCIIEENIYEENLQQEAIQEEQQTEQGEASTSSPAGGDNELNDGASAGYIDSCEEAVLLVKEEETYLPVEEEHISSSPGPSALGQEIQPLPEAVEEGRERPPVEEAQKQESGVRKGQRGNRKGKGKDPCRVN
- the lrrfip1b gene encoding uncharacterized protein lrrfip1b isoform X2, with amino-acid sequence MGTQITGTGRKRIPNRERLTAEDDALNQIAREAEARLAAKRAARAEAREIRMKELERQQKEKYYGLDNKWGHIEQWMEESERYSSRPSRRHTSISDDEERMSVGSRGSLRRNFSSDLYCSSNSLPSLRHQNSTQNGRPSMLFIDGPRTQSHRGSVCDEAVQSSTRRFSGSISRGPSDYSGFLGSNSRASSRASSARASPVVEERSDRDFLEKGSRTASTLSAATLASLGGPSSRRGSCDTSISVETEASIREIKDSLVESEEKYRKAMVSNAQLHNEKSNLMYQVDTLKDSLIELEEQLYESKREYNDKAKEFERERHAHSVLQRQFKEMRETLKQSEELLTEVGQLRLKRDSCVREISDLQETLGWKEKKIGALERQREFSDAGVRDEREKLRDQVVHLKDTLKKHGIVLSPEVTTNGDAGQMIDGPRSADSTRLAQESQPSHGGESMLGEAPEMQLDHGEVRTPGGGRLLHEADNYSHDQERALLEIESSDKLNQDKLNDSLQQQTDTEAEQSKYCDQETQVDVAAPEEAILVHFGDKKTQIEYEVEKPQYCDTETLVEPAELEGAILVQKEYTDGGSDNGEGLNQRGFEPESQEQAENEENSGESNKEAVPVSGGTDGQCEENTHLEKGREYTELLTAVSTDFEEQDISGPTLCDETEATLSQIQSDLQGENTQEYDPGTKGQVIPENSRITESEMIKMILRISVCLGEAKTSPNQISQGSLKKTETIGMEMKNHPGHPAEHQAETGQVTSTGTSAISSTVSIELFISECPDEVGIKTDPLIINTLSEFEKDTQNSLELQQHKNDHFSTESSVEIVPKITDSDGQKLSERVEELESSSVESKPDQIWQESVCGMKEDEPNTKELQAKEPPSTIADKTVTPIITEEGKTRLDKQVIPDLPEKLETSLENTLPGVQGDQKMDVAESREKQGCTCKCTCKQSESDQVLMENSLDVALTQRISDSSGEVISDRTEAVEPSPDRSQSESPSCVEREEWCIIEENIYEENLQQEAIQEEQQTEQGEASTSSPAGGDNELNDGASAGYIDSCEEAVLLVKEEETYLPVEEEHISSSPGPSALGQEIQPLPEAVEEGRERPPVEEAQKQESGVRKGQRGNRKGKGKDPCRVN
- the lrrfip1b gene encoding leucine-rich repeat flightless-interacting protein 1 isoform X13, producing MGTQITGTGRKRIPNRERLTAEDDALNQIAREAEARLAAKRAARAEAREIRMKELERQQKEVYQSQKKYYGLDNKWGHIEQWMEESERYSSRPSRRHTSISDDEERMSVGSRGSLRPSDYSGFLGSNSRASSRASSARASPVVEERSDRDFLEKGSRTASTLSAATLASLGGPSSRRGSCDTSISVETEASIREIKDSLVESEEKYRKAMVSNAQLHNEKSNLMYQVDTLKDSLIELEEQLYESKREYNDKAKEFERERHAHSVLQRQFKEMRETLKQSEELLTEVGQLRLKRDSCVREISDLQETLGWKEKKIGALERQREFSDAGVRDEREKLRDQVVHLKDTLKKHGIVLSPEVTTNGDAGQMIDGPRSADSTRLAQESQPSHGGESMLGEAPEMQLDHGEVRTPGGGRLLHEADNYSHDQERALLEIESSDKLNQDKLNDSLQQQTDTEAEQSKYCDQETQVDVAAPEEAILVHFGDKKTQIEYEVEKPQYCDTETLVEPAELEGAILVQKEYTDGGSDNGEGLNQRGFEPESQEQAENEENSGESNKEAVPVSGGTDGQCEENTHLEKGREYTELLTAVSTDFEEQDISGPTLCDETEATLSQIQSDLQGENTQEYDPGTKGQVIPENSRITESEMIKMILRISVCLGEAKTSPNQISQGSLKKTETIGMEMKNHPGHPAEHQAETGQVTSTGTSAISSTVSIELFISECPDEVGIKTDPLIINTLSEFEKDTQNSLELQQHKNDHFSTESSVEIVPKITDSDGQKLSERVEELESSSVESKPDQIWQESVCGMKEDEPNTKELQAKEPPSTIADKTVTPIITEEGKTRLDKQVIPDLPEKLETSLENTLPGVQGDQKMDVAESREKQGCTCKCTCKQSESDQVLMENSLDVALTQRISDSSGEVISDRTEAVEPSPDRSQSESPSCVEREEWCIIEENIYEENLQQEAIQEEQQTEQGEASTSSPAGGDNELNDGASAGYIDSCEEAVLLVKEEETYLPVEEEHISSSPGPSALGQEIQPLPEAVEEGRERPPVEEAQKQESGVRKGQRGNRKGKGKDPCRVN